The Oncorhynchus mykiss isolate Arlee chromosome 27, USDA_OmykA_1.1, whole genome shotgun sequence sequence TCTGCACAATCTGGTTGCTAGAGTTGCCCCAAACAGTGATGTGTTCTCTGTCATACTTCACAACCAGCTCTGAGACCTGCAGAACAAACAAGTTCACAACCCACAATGAGAACACTTACCCCATAACACACTCAAAGCACCCACTTCTTTCCTGAAATGTCTAACCCCAGGCCACACCTTCTTGATAAGGGTGTCATTGTTGACCTTGATGTCAATGTTGACAGGGGTATTAGGGAAAGCCtcaaacacatccctgaggagaggaATGTGTTTGTCCTCCCCTCCCTCACAGACGCATTCTGTAGACACACACAGggaaacattaagaacacatccACACCTACCAAAGCAGCATGTACTACATACAAACAGTGATATTCACCTCTCTGGAAAGTCACACCAAGCTTGCACAGGTAAGGAGGCAGATCCTGTAGAGAACAAACATATTACACACATTTTATCATGCATATCCCTTTTTGTGTTGTCACAATACCAGGAAGTAaggaagaaaaagaaacaaaacatgaagcaGACTTAATTATTTGAGGAAAACACTTCTAATGTTGGAAAAAACAGCCGTATGATGTCACCCAGAGTCACATGTTTATTTTGCAAGCTACAGCACACAATATTTTTTATAAAAGTAGGCTATAAAAAAGGACCATATAGTTTATTCTGCCTCATGTACTCTTTCTTGCCAAGGAAAATCTGGTGTCGTAttattgcgatactggtatcgtgaCACTAATCCCTTGAGATTTATTCTTTGGTCAAAAATCAGATTAAACTTTTGACAGAACCTATTCTAATAGGGAGATAAATGCAACAAAAGACTTGGAAGTAGAATTACATGAAAGCAGAGTTCAAGACCTGGAAAGTGGCGTCTAAAATAGCCCAAGACAGGAAGAAAGGTAGGGACCTTGGAGGCCTTACGGACCACTTGCCTCAATGAGGCCTAGGTAAAGTACGTATATTTTTTATATGGCTGTTGAGAAGCCAACCTTGCGATACTCACGGCGTAGGCCACGTCAGAGATGTAGGCACTGATGCCAGTCGACCTCTCCAGGTTGGCATCGTGTGACACGACCACCTGCTCATCCTTGGTCATGTGACAGTCCAGCTCCAGCATGTCAGTGCCAAGGTCCACTGCACTGGACACATGTAAAGGAGACAATCACACACATATACCCAACCAGCAGTAAGTTGAGGATAGCATCAACAAATCTAGACAGGGTACACACACGTACTGTTCAGCAAGCAGCGTTGATGTCCATTACATCTTCCTCCCTTATTGGGATTTATTGTGCATCCTGTCTTGCAAACACACGACCACCCTCTTGACAATGCCATAGCCAACTACACCACCGCAACGCTAGCAAGTCGATGGCACAGATGTTGGCATTTCAAGCCAAGGAGTGAAGCTAACCAATTCAACTCGGTTACCCACAATTCAAAGTGGTGTGCATTTACCAAAATAAGTAATAATGCATAttttgtctctgtgtttcataattttccttcaatgcTTCACTCCAGCACACCGACATGACATGATTTATACTTTTGAGTCTTGACTACTATCACACAATCATCCTCTACTAGCAATAAAACAAACTTGATATGAGTCCTTTTGGCAAGCTGAATAGTACATTCAGCAGAATTCTATTTTAACCATAAGGACATCCAGTCCCATCTGCCTACTTCCTCCATAGAGAATGTAGGTTTACCATCAACTATGTTCCATGTGTTATCTGCTTATGGCATTGCTTGCTGTTAGTCTGGATATTTAGGCCAACACAGGAGGATTAGGCTATGTTAAACATGACGCAGCACGAGTCAATGGGAGGATGTGGACTTGACTCACTGCTTGAAAGCTGCCATGGTGTTCTCCA is a genomic window containing:
- the gdpd1 gene encoding lysophospholipase D GDPD1 isoform X5, with protein sequence MASLEKARTRFVIAFSRQDLHKPWRLPGRSFHISRRKVRLLSKREPFLSRHISHRGGAGENLENTMAAFKHAVDLGTDMLELDCHMTKDEQVVVSHDANLERSTGISAYISDVAYADLPPYLCKLGVTFQRECVCEGGEDKHIPLLRDVFEAFPNTPVNIDIKVNNDTLIKKVSELVVKYDREHITVWGNSSNQIVQKCYKENPRIPVLFSMRRVLMLVGLFYTGLLPFVPLKEQFLEIPMPSIVTNNNLGVIVTGERRGDE